In a single window of the Nicotiana tomentosiformis chromosome 10, ASM39032v3, whole genome shotgun sequence genome:
- the LOC138900347 gene encoding uncharacterized protein — MSHDIKVWRVIKKGNLPIPPKKDANGQVIISTDPLDLDDYTNEQAAVITINAKAKNLLYNAINGEEYEKISSCETAKEMWDKLEVTYEGTNKVKETRINLLV; from the coding sequence ATGTCACATGACATTAAAGTTTGGCGTGTGATCAAAAAAGGAAATCTTCCAATCCCACCAAAGAAGGATGCAAATGGTCAAGTCATCATATCAACTGATCCTCTTGACTTAGATGACTACACTAATGAACAAGCTGCTGTCATAACTATAAATGCCAAAGCAAAAAATCTACTGTACAATGCTATCAATGGAGAAGAGTATGAAAAGATATCAAGTTGTGAAACAGCCAAAGAAATGTGGGACAAACTGGAGGTCACGTACGAAGGAACCAACAAAGTAAAAGAAACAAGAATCAATCTTTTGGTTTGA